In Halapricum desulfuricans, a single window of DNA contains:
- a CDS encoding hydrogenase small subunit, with translation MATAPQGRRPVKRIQQETRYDFLSLAVDREPGDVVSEFSAEIDAALERAIEDDLEVAWLQGQSCTGCTISLLQGEYPGDTFQLERFRESIGFHPTLMTDAGDRALESIETAPDVLVIEGSIPVEVPRSATLGVDRFGNRRPIVDWVMELAERAEVVVAVGSCAAYGGLPAAGKRDPEAARPSPTGASGVQFDGIDPGGVVGPAFTTGADLPVINVPGCPVHPDHILLTLATVLNGHTPTLDEFNRPLPLFTPLIHDDCARRPDYEAKNFASEPGEDGCLYEVGCAGVHAHCDDSKRLRNGETTICRDVGAPCIGCVEPAFWDRFTPFYETRETREEVDEPEPIDESEPLIPRPGNSLAGLLIAIPVCLLLVPLLPVFGAVWLLDRWVGPDGPIAWRDDPRNRTVGDR, from the coding sequence ATGGCGACGGCTCCACAGGGCAGGCGTCCCGTCAAACGGATACAACAGGAAACGAGGTACGACTTCCTTTCGCTGGCGGTCGATCGGGAGCCGGGAGACGTGGTTTCGGAGTTCTCGGCAGAGATCGACGCGGCGCTGGAGCGTGCCATCGAGGACGACCTCGAGGTCGCGTGGCTTCAGGGGCAGAGCTGTACCGGTTGTACGATCTCGCTGCTCCAGGGGGAGTATCCGGGAGACACGTTCCAGCTGGAGCGGTTCAGAGAGTCGATCGGGTTCCACCCGACGCTGATGACCGACGCCGGGGACAGGGCGCTGGAGTCGATCGAGACCGCTCCGGACGTGCTGGTCATCGAAGGTTCGATCCCGGTCGAGGTCCCGCGCTCGGCGACGCTCGGGGTCGATCGGTTCGGGAACCGTCGGCCGATCGTCGACTGGGTGATGGAACTCGCGGAGCGTGCCGAGGTGGTCGTTGCCGTCGGGAGCTGTGCGGCGTACGGCGGGCTTCCGGCTGCCGGCAAGCGCGATCCGGAGGCAGCACGGCCCAGTCCGACCGGTGCGTCGGGCGTCCAGTTCGACGGTATCGACCCGGGTGGCGTGGTCGGTCCGGCGTTCACCACCGGCGCCGACCTCCCGGTGATCAACGTTCCGGGCTGTCCGGTCCATCCGGACCACATCCTGCTGACGCTCGCGACCGTTCTCAACGGCCACACGCCAACTCTCGACGAATTCAATCGGCCGCTGCCGCTTTTCACGCCGCTTATTCACGATGATTGCGCCCGTCGCCCGGACTACGAGGCGAAGAACTTCGCGTCGGAACCCGGCGAGGATGGATGTCTCTACGAGGTCGGCTGTGCCGGCGTCCACGCCCACTGTGACGATTCCAAGCGACTCCGGAACGGCGAGACGACGATCTGTCGTGACGTCGGTGCGCCCTGTATCGGCTGTGTCGAGCCGGCGTTCTGGGACCGATTCACGCCGTTCTATGAGACCCGTGAGACGAGAGAGGAGGTCGACGAGCCCGAGCCGATCGACGAGTCCGAGCCGCTGATCCCGAGACCGGGGAACAGCCTCGCCGGGTTGTTGATCGCGATCCCGGTCTGTCTCCTGCTGGTGCCGTTGCTGCCGGTCTTCGGGGCGGTGTGGCTGCTCGACCGCTGGGTCGGTCCGGACGGGCCGATCGCCTGGCGTGACGATCCACGAAACCGAACGGTCGGTGATCGCTGA
- a CDS encoding nickel-dependent hydrogenase large subunit yields MPEIEINPTTRIEGHHSTTIDVQDGQIASAKSHMEMFRGIENITVGRPPSDVPQITQMVCGVCFTSHRKAATLALEDAAARAGVFSGVPYNARVLQNVMEGMFLLWNHAIHLFTLAGPDYSDAVADTGYERLDPNGGAGYESALSNQRTLLQAFTEFGGRAPHPLTYAPGGVVAQPDAETMERVRERVESVDEWIGPTDAVPEVLEAVRDRRGPPSGASGLYDVLSVIVAAAREDADEFGVGPGRFYANGMFYDEGGGLVFPGGVVSDGSLRDPSRTELLTSITEDTSHAWYTESSGGHPQRAPPPEPAPDKEGAYSWGKAPRFDGRAVETGPLARLIAADEDPFALRSRLGDDPRQSSTLNRLIARVQEFLLVRDMLGEWLDAVDVDGPLRAEWTDDFTGEGAGLWGASRGALSHWVRVEDGEIANYQIISPTLWNLGPRDEAGNPSILEYALEGMAVEDPRDPVNVMRTIRSFDPCLGCAVHVQAGGGERFVGDLEPPRPGTGAIDG; encoded by the coding sequence ATGCCGGAGATCGAGATCAACCCGACCACGCGGATCGAAGGCCACCACAGCACGACGATCGACGTGCAGGACGGACAGATCGCGTCGGCCAAAAGCCACATGGAGATGTTCCGGGGCATCGAGAACATCACCGTCGGACGACCGCCCTCTGACGTCCCGCAGATCACGCAGATGGTCTGTGGGGTCTGTTTCACCTCCCACCGGAAGGCCGCGACGCTCGCGCTCGAGGACGCGGCCGCCCGCGCGGGCGTCTTCAGCGGCGTCCCGTACAACGCGCGAGTCCTTCAGAACGTCATGGAGGGGATGTTCCTGCTCTGGAACCACGCGATCCACCTGTTCACGCTGGCCGGGCCCGACTACAGCGACGCCGTCGCGGACACTGGCTACGAGCGACTCGATCCCAACGGCGGGGCCGGCTACGAGAGCGCGCTGTCCAACCAGCGGACGCTGCTACAGGCGTTCACAGAGTTCGGCGGCCGGGCGCCGCACCCCCTGACGTACGCGCCGGGTGGCGTCGTCGCCCAACCGGACGCGGAGACGATGGAACGGGTCCGCGAGCGCGTCGAATCGGTCGACGAGTGGATCGGCCCGACCGACGCAGTCCCGGAAGTGCTGGAGGCGGTCCGCGACCGGCGGGGGCCGCCGAGCGGCGCGAGTGGACTGTACGACGTGCTGAGCGTGATCGTCGCTGCCGCCAGGGAAGACGCCGACGAGTTCGGGGTCGGGCCCGGGCGCTTCTACGCCAACGGGATGTTTTACGACGAAGGGGGCGGTCTCGTGTTCCCGGGCGGCGTCGTCTCGGACGGGTCGCTGCGTGATCCGAGTCGGACGGAGCTGCTCACGAGCATCACCGAAGACACGAGCCACGCATGGTACACCGAGTCGTCCGGAGGCCATCCACAGCGCGCCCCGCCCCCGGAGCCGGCACCGGACAAGGAGGGGGCGTACTCCTGGGGGAAAGCGCCGCGGTTCGACGGCAGGGCGGTCGAGACGGGACCGCTCGCGAGGCTGATCGCCGCCGACGAGGACCCGTTCGCCCTCCGGTCGCGACTCGGCGACGATCCCCGGCAGAGCAGCACGCTGAATCGTCTGATCGCCCGGGTACAGGAGTTCTTGCTCGTCAGGGACATGCTCGGGGAGTGGCTCGACGCGGTGGACGTCGACGGACCGCTACGGGCCGAGTGGACCGACGACTTCACGGGCGAAGGAGCGGGACTCTGGGGCGCTTCGCGCGGTGCTCTCTCCCACTGGGTTCGGGTCGAGGACGGTGAGATCGCCAACTACCAGATCATCTCGCCGACGCTGTGGAACCTCGGCCCCCGGGACGAAGCTGGCAACCCGAGCATCCTCGAGTACGCACTGGAGGGGATGGCCGTCGAGGATCCCCGCGATCCGGTGAACGTGATGCGGACGATCCGGTCGTTCGATCCCTGTCTCGGCTGTGCCGTCCACGTTCAGGCCGGCGGCGGCGAACGGTTCGTTGGCGATCTGGAGCCACCACGTCCGGGAACCGGTGCGATCGACGGGTAG
- a CDS encoding ABC transporter ATP-binding protein encodes MTLEIRDLAFAYGDEPVLDGIDLTARSGELLGLLGPNGSGKSTLLQTLNRILEPDAGSVRVAGDRVSELDRTALARRIGYVPQDEQGAFPATVFETILQGRRPHGGWSPGPDDRAAVEATIERLGLAEFTTRNVADLSGGQRQKVRLGRALVGDPPVLLLDEPTSALDLKHQLDVMELVVGHVRQRGVTGVVAIHDLNLAARYCDRVALLSDGEIYDVGGPNVLTPETIRDVYGVEATVKDHRGRRLIVTERPVDALPADARTPVASADDD; translated from the coding sequence GTGACTCTCGAGATCCGGGATCTCGCGTTCGCGTACGGCGACGAACCGGTCCTCGACGGCATCGATCTGACCGCCCGTTCGGGGGAGTTGCTCGGGTTACTCGGACCCAACGGCTCGGGGAAATCGACGCTGTTGCAGACGCTCAACCGGATTCTCGAACCCGATGCGGGGAGCGTCCGGGTCGCGGGCGACCGCGTCTCGGAACTGGATCGCACGGCGCTCGCCCGCCGGATCGGCTACGTCCCGCAGGACGAACAGGGCGCGTTCCCGGCGACGGTCTTCGAGACGATCCTGCAGGGCCGGCGGCCCCACGGCGGCTGGTCACCGGGTCCGGACGACCGCGCGGCCGTCGAGGCGACGATCGAGCGACTCGGACTCGCCGAGTTCACGACCCGGAACGTCGCCGACCTCAGCGGTGGCCAGCGACAGAAGGTCCGGCTCGGGCGCGCGCTCGTCGGCGATCCGCCGGTGTTGCTGCTGGACGAACCGACCAGCGCGCTCGACCTGAAACACCAGCTCGACGTGATGGAACTGGTGGTCGGACACGTCCGCCAGCGAGGCGTCACCGGCGTCGTCGCCATCCACGATCTGAACCTCGCGGCGCGGTACTGCGACCGTGTCGCGTTGCTTTCCGACGGCGAAATATACGACGTCGGCGGCCCGAACGTGCTGACTCCGGAGACGATCCGCGATGTCTACGGCGTCGAGGCCACCGTCAAGGACCACCGCGGTCGGCGGCTGATCGTCACCGAGCGTCCCGTAGACGCGCTGCCCGCTGATGCGCGGACCCCGGTCGCGAGTGCCGACGACGACTGA